The Phoenix dactylifera cultivar Barhee BC4 chromosome 17, palm_55x_up_171113_PBpolish2nd_filt_p, whole genome shotgun sequence genome contains a region encoding:
- the LOC103706374 gene encoding uncharacterized protein LOC103706374 isoform X1 — MAASSATLLVTGGIHSERYNPLSNKLRLSSGYQSQLAICQNSKQSCCRRYMSVHAEYSDGSRGGGGDFLAGFLIGGAIFGTLTYVFAPQIRRSILNEDESGFRRAKQPIYYHDEGLEKTRQMLNAKIGQLNSAIDNVSSRLRGGNNVASEPVEAEPEVETSMNHAAGLWMLLGSCRYTRLKSQKGWFSRKQKMGF; from the exons ATGGCGGCTTCTTCCGCTACTCTCTTGGTCACCG GTGGAATTCACTCTGAAAGATACAACCCTCTGTCCAACAAGCTCAGGCTGTCAAGTGGTTATCAGTCTCAATTGGCGATTTGTCAGAATTCGAAGCAGTCATGTTGCCGTCGGTATATGTCTGTTCATGCTGAGTACAG TGATGGTTCCAGAGGTGGGGGTGGTGATTTTCTTGCTGGTTTCCTTATAGGTGGAGCAATCTTTGGAACATTAACCTATGTCTTTGCTCCGCAG ATCAGGAGATCCATACTGAATGAAGATGAATCTGGATTCCGGAGGGCAAAGCAACCAATATATTATCATGATGAAGGTTTAGAG aaaactcGCCAGATGCTGAATGCAAAGATAGGTCAGCTGAATTCAGCCATTGACAATGTTTCTTCTCGATTGAGGGGTGGAAACAATGTGGCATCAGAGCCCGTTGAAGCTGAACCTGAAGTTGAAACCTCCAT GAATCATGCCGCTGGCTTATGGATGCTTCTTGGATCCTGTCGATACACACGCTTGAAATCGCAAAAAGGATGGTTCTCTCGTAAGCAGAAAATGGGATTCTAA
- the LOC103706374 gene encoding uncharacterized protein LOC103706374 isoform X2, with translation MAASSATLLVTGGIHSERYNPLSNKLRLSSGYQSQLAICQNSKQSCCRRYMSVHAEYSDGSRGGGGDFLAGFLIGGAIFGTLTYVFAPQIRRSILNEDESGFRRAKQPIYYHDEGLEKTRQMLNAKIGQLNSAIDNVSSRLRGGNNVASEPVEAEPEVETSILESGIMPLAYGCFLDPVDTHA, from the exons ATGGCGGCTTCTTCCGCTACTCTCTTGGTCACCG GTGGAATTCACTCTGAAAGATACAACCCTCTGTCCAACAAGCTCAGGCTGTCAAGTGGTTATCAGTCTCAATTGGCGATTTGTCAGAATTCGAAGCAGTCATGTTGCCGTCGGTATATGTCTGTTCATGCTGAGTACAG TGATGGTTCCAGAGGTGGGGGTGGTGATTTTCTTGCTGGTTTCCTTATAGGTGGAGCAATCTTTGGAACATTAACCTATGTCTTTGCTCCGCAG ATCAGGAGATCCATACTGAATGAAGATGAATCTGGATTCCGGAGGGCAAAGCAACCAATATATTATCATGATGAAGGTTTAGAG aaaactcGCCAGATGCTGAATGCAAAGATAGGTCAGCTGAATTCAGCCATTGACAATGTTTCTTCTCGATTGAGGGGTGGAAACAATGTGGCATCAGAGCCCGTTGAAGCTGAACCTGAAGTTGAAACCTCCAT TCTTGAATCAGGAATCATGCCGCTGGCTTATGGATGCTTCTTGGATCCTGTCGATACACACGCTTGA